The following are encoded in a window of Telmatobacter sp. DSM 110680 genomic DNA:
- a CDS encoding ABC transporter permease: MSELWRILGRMWAFMFRRPLDADLDAELAAHLEMAIEDNMARGLPPAEARRLALVKIGGVEQARYLHREARGFMDIDILSQDLRFTFRTLWRDPSFTAVAILILALAIGANIAVFSVVNTLLLRPLPFPSAQQLVWIAPPPTKCGLSCATYSTDAYDQFRTMSSSYQDVTGYFAFSSADNLSLNLGGAPIPATSIDVIQNFFKVLGVQAQIGRTFTPEDARNGAAPVVILTNAWWKRQFNGDPNIVGKAFDMNGQQTTVIGVLPASFDFGAVFAPGTKVDALTPLNLYGPPRDWGNIITFIGRMRPGVSLGQARDEAARIAPHMCWNNKHPETCGDYKGAVVPVPLKDYISGKLRRSLIVLWAAVGAILLIACVNLSNLLLARASARSKEFAMRGALGASRARIVRQLLTESLVLAGFGAVFGLMLAWTLVSWFAHQGAIALPLLSTLHIDSAALGWTVLIAIFAAVVFGLVPGLRVSSGNLQESLKDAGPGASASRKHELVRSILVVCEVALACMLLVGAGLLLRSFMRVLDVDLGFEPDRAAAIMVDYQGNPADGNGSTPTSQNAITNRRAVFQQQVLSRIESLPGVEAAGFTDYLPLGQNRAWGTPLPKGAKRPDHLDTGPLVYVISPGYMHAMGTRVRGRDFTWSDGPTGQQVVMINESYARFLNSFGMWSDGNAIGKPLANGGGSDLIVVGVVSDVHEESVDGDAGWQIYYPNTQAGPNGLELVVRSSIAPSNLATSVLSTLREINPKQPMAEFKPIRLLVNHAVSGRQFFMLLVVSFATLGLLLAALGIYGVISYSVTRQTQEIGIRMALGASAGIVQRQILAGTLRLTIIGVVLGAAASILGSRLMASLLFATSPWDAVTYVSMATALLAIAAISGYIPAFRASRINPIVALRAN, translated from the coding sequence ATGAGCGAATTGTGGCGAATACTAGGCCGAATGTGGGCCTTCATGTTCAGAAGGCCGCTCGATGCTGATCTGGACGCCGAACTCGCCGCGCATCTAGAGATGGCGATTGAAGACAACATGGCGCGTGGGTTGCCGCCAGCGGAAGCGCGGCGACTGGCGCTAGTGAAAATCGGCGGCGTGGAACAGGCACGCTACCTGCACCGGGAAGCGCGAGGATTTATGGACATCGATATTCTGTCGCAGGATTTGAGATTCACTTTTCGCACGCTGTGGCGCGATCCGAGCTTCACGGCCGTAGCCATCCTGATTCTGGCGCTGGCCATTGGCGCGAACATCGCGGTGTTCAGCGTAGTGAATACGCTGCTGCTACGGCCACTGCCCTTCCCGAGCGCGCAACAACTGGTATGGATTGCGCCGCCGCCGACCAAGTGCGGCCTGAGTTGCGCGACATATTCCACCGATGCATACGACCAGTTCCGGACAATGAGTAGTTCTTACCAGGACGTAACCGGCTACTTTGCATTTTCCAGCGCCGATAATCTCAGCCTGAATCTTGGCGGCGCGCCCATCCCCGCAACAAGCATTGACGTGATCCAGAACTTTTTCAAGGTGCTTGGCGTCCAGGCACAGATCGGCCGCACCTTTACTCCGGAAGACGCGCGCAATGGAGCTGCGCCGGTAGTCATTCTGACCAATGCGTGGTGGAAACGGCAATTCAACGGCGACCCGAACATTGTAGGTAAAGCATTCGATATGAATGGGCAACAGACGACGGTGATCGGGGTGCTGCCGGCGAGTTTCGACTTTGGCGCGGTGTTTGCGCCAGGTACGAAGGTTGACGCTCTCACGCCCCTGAATCTCTACGGACCACCGCGCGATTGGGGCAACATCATTACCTTCATTGGCAGGATGAGACCCGGGGTCTCGCTTGGACAGGCTCGCGACGAAGCGGCACGCATCGCTCCCCACATGTGCTGGAACAATAAGCACCCGGAGACTTGCGGCGATTACAAGGGTGCCGTAGTTCCCGTTCCTCTGAAGGATTACATCAGCGGTAAGCTGCGCCGATCATTAATTGTGCTGTGGGCTGCGGTCGGAGCCATCCTATTGATTGCGTGCGTGAATCTTTCGAACCTGCTGTTGGCGCGAGCCTCGGCGCGCTCGAAAGAATTCGCGATGCGGGGTGCACTTGGCGCCAGCCGCGCACGCATCGTACGCCAACTACTTACGGAAAGCCTGGTGCTCGCGGGATTTGGCGCAGTCTTTGGACTAATGCTGGCGTGGACGCTGGTTTCATGGTTTGCGCATCAAGGCGCGATTGCGCTGCCGTTGCTGAGCACCCTGCATATTGACAGTGCGGCGCTGGGTTGGACGGTCCTGATCGCAATATTCGCGGCAGTCGTCTTCGGTCTTGTGCCCGGCTTACGGGTCTCCAGCGGAAATCTGCAGGAATCTCTCAAGGACGCGGGCCCAGGCGCGAGCGCCAGTCGAAAACACGAACTGGTGCGCTCGATATTGGTGGTCTGTGAGGTTGCGCTCGCCTGCATGCTGCTGGTAGGCGCCGGCTTGCTGTTGCGCAGCTTCATGCGCGTTCTCGACGTCGATCTTGGTTTCGAGCCCGATCGCGCGGCCGCCATCATGGTCGATTATCAGGGCAACCCAGCAGATGGCAACGGCAGCACGCCGACTTCGCAAAACGCAATTACCAACCGGCGCGCAGTGTTTCAACAGCAGGTTCTTAGCCGCATAGAATCCTTGCCCGGTGTCGAGGCCGCAGGATTTACAGACTACCTTCCGCTCGGCCAGAATCGCGCTTGGGGCACACCGCTACCCAAGGGCGCCAAACGTCCTGACCACTTGGACACCGGCCCTCTGGTTTACGTTATTTCACCCGGCTACATGCATGCCATGGGCACGCGCGTGCGCGGCCGGGACTTCACGTGGAGCGACGGCCCGACAGGTCAGCAGGTTGTGATGATCAACGAGTCGTATGCTCGCTTCCTCAATTCATTTGGCATGTGGTCCGATGGCAACGCGATTGGCAAACCCCTCGCAAACGGTGGAGGATCGGACCTGATCGTCGTAGGTGTGGTAAGCGACGTTCACGAGGAAAGTGTAGACGGCGACGCGGGATGGCAAATCTATTATCCCAACACCCAAGCGGGCCCGAACGGCTTGGAACTTGTGGTGCGTTCCAGCATCGCGCCTTCGAATCTTGCGACTAGCGTCTTGTCGACGCTTCGCGAGATCAACCCCAAACAGCCGATGGCAGAGTTCAAGCCGATACGACTTCTAGTAAACCACGCCGTCTCGGGCCGCCAGTTCTTTATGCTGCTTGTCGTCTCATTTGCAACCTTGGGGTTGCTTTTGGCGGCGCTGGGGATTTATGGCGTCATCTCCTATTCCGTCACGCGCCAGACGCAGGAAATCGGCATCCGCATGGCCTTGGGAGCCAGTGCAGGCATCGTCCAGCGACAGATTCTTGCCGGTACCTTGCGGCTCACCATTATTGGAGTTGTTCTGGGGGCAGCCGCATCGATTTTGGGGTCGCGTCTTATGGCGTCGTTGCTCTTCGCAACCTCCCCGTGGGATGCGGTTACGTATGTCAGCATGGCCACTGCATTGCTGGCGATAGCGGCGATTTCCGGATATATACCTGCTTTCCGCGCTTCACGCATCAACCCGATCGTGGCGCTTCGTGCCAACTGA
- a CDS encoding PadR family transcriptional regulator yields MSPEKLDLLQGTLDLMVLQTLLVMGSLHGYGIARRIEQVSGNEVLLNQGTIYASLVRLEQRGWISSRWGTSDNNRKAKFYSITAAGKRQLTADARYWERLKEVIERVMTMDDSAKGGADA; encoded by the coding sequence ATGTCTCCTGAAAAGCTGGATCTTCTGCAAGGCACGCTAGACCTCATGGTTCTGCAAACGCTGCTGGTGATGGGCTCGCTGCACGGATATGGCATTGCGCGCCGTATCGAGCAAGTCAGCGGCAATGAAGTGCTTCTGAACCAGGGAACCATCTATGCGTCCCTGGTGCGCCTTGAGCAACGCGGATGGATCAGTTCGCGATGGGGAACATCTGACAACAATCGCAAGGCCAAGTTCTATTCGATTACCGCGGCGGGGAAACGGCAACTGACGGCAGACGCGCGCTACTGGGAAAGGCTGAAGGAAGTGATTGAGCGCGTGATGACAATGGATGATTCAGCCAAGGGTGGAGCGGATGCATGA
- a CDS encoding SDR family oxidoreductase, translated as MDLGLKDKLIVVTGGGAGIGAGISRACLGEGARVIVLGRRSENVRAFLAEMQAAGAPCDLVEAHLEDVDRCHSAIAEIEDRHGDIYGLVNNAGVNDGAGLERGNVARFEESLKKNLIHYYALAHYALPSLKRTQGAIVNISSKVALTGQGNTSGYAASKGAQLALTREWAAELLPYNIRVNAVLPAEVMTPLYRRWLDTLGDPEAELKRITDKIPLGHRMTLSSEIAAATAFLLSPTQSAHTTGQHLIVDGGYVHLDRALT; from the coding sequence ATGGACCTTGGGCTGAAGGACAAGTTGATTGTTGTGACCGGTGGCGGAGCCGGGATTGGCGCCGGCATCTCGCGCGCCTGTCTTGGGGAAGGGGCGCGAGTAATTGTGCTGGGGCGCCGATCTGAAAATGTGCGCGCCTTTCTAGCGGAAATGCAGGCTGCCGGGGCACCGTGCGACCTGGTTGAGGCACACCTCGAAGATGTGGACCGTTGCCATTCAGCCATCGCCGAGATTGAAGATCGCCATGGTGACATTTATGGACTAGTGAATAATGCAGGCGTGAACGACGGAGCGGGGCTGGAGAGGGGAAACGTGGCACGATTCGAGGAGAGCCTTAAGAAAAACCTCATCCACTATTACGCCCTGGCCCACTACGCGTTGCCCTCGCTCAAGCGAACTCAGGGTGCCATCGTTAACATCAGTTCCAAAGTTGCGCTTACCGGGCAGGGTAATACCTCGGGGTATGCGGCCAGCAAGGGCGCGCAGCTTGCGCTCACACGTGAATGGGCCGCAGAGCTGCTGCCCTACAACATCCGTGTGAATGCCGTCCTACCAGCCGAGGTGATGACGCCGCTCTATCGGCGCTGGCTCGATACTTTAGGAGATCCCGAGGCAGAGTTGAAACGCATCACTGACAAGATTCCGTTGGGGCATCGCATGACTCTGTCCTCAGAGATTGCGGCCGCAACTGCGTTTCTACTATCGCCCACGCAGTCCGCGCACACTACCGGTCAGCATCTCATTGTCGATGGTGGCTATGTGCATCTGGATCGCGCGCTGACTTAG